One Phycisphaera mikurensis NBRC 102666 DNA window includes the following coding sequences:
- a CDS encoding glycoside hydrolase family 27 protein — protein MTGSTSARTTATPPMGWNSFDGFGSSVTEAQVLANLDAFVEHLKPAGYDTVVVDFCWSHPDPGTTENPSQDASLRPRLAMDGVARLLPAVARFPSAAGGAGFAPLAEKIHAAGLRFGLHIMRGIPRQAVAEDAPIEGTDATASQVARPGADCTWLNHMVGVDGSSPAGRAYYASLFRLYASWGVDFIKADDVLMSERDGYQAAELEAMRAGMDACGRPMVLSLSPGRAPLHRAEHTAEHADMWRVSADFWDRWDDLKNMFELCNAWSPRVGCATPRGRGWPDADMIPLGRLSVNGPQPEPRTSRFTADEARTLMTLWCVFRSPLMVGGHLPETDADTLGLLTHAGLLRIHRAGERPRQAHHQGGAVIWISDAPGGGRFAALFNLSDEPLQVCASWGQLELDGPPAAITDAWSGEDVAVEAALTRELAPHASAVFELR, from the coding sequence ATGACCGGATCCACCTCCGCCCGCACCACCGCCACCCCGCCGATGGGCTGGAACAGCTTCGACGGCTTCGGCTCCTCGGTCACCGAGGCGCAGGTGCTGGCCAACCTCGACGCCTTCGTGGAGCACCTGAAGCCCGCCGGCTACGACACGGTCGTGGTCGACTTCTGCTGGTCGCACCCGGATCCGGGCACGACCGAGAACCCCAGCCAGGACGCAAGCCTCCGGCCGCGGCTGGCGATGGACGGCGTCGCCCGGCTGTTGCCGGCGGTCGCGCGCTTCCCCTCGGCGGCGGGCGGCGCCGGCTTCGCGCCGCTGGCGGAGAAGATCCACGCCGCGGGGCTCCGGTTCGGCCTGCACATCATGCGGGGGATCCCGCGGCAGGCGGTGGCGGAGGACGCGCCGATCGAGGGCACCGACGCCACCGCCTCGCAGGTCGCTCGCCCGGGCGCAGACTGCACGTGGCTGAACCACATGGTCGGCGTCGACGGTTCCTCCCCCGCGGGCCGGGCGTACTACGCGAGCCTCTTCCGGCTCTACGCGTCGTGGGGCGTGGACTTCATCAAGGCCGACGACGTGCTGATGAGCGAGCGGGACGGCTACCAGGCGGCGGAGCTGGAGGCGATGCGGGCGGGCATGGACGCCTGCGGCCGGCCGATGGTGCTGAGCCTCTCGCCGGGCCGGGCCCCGCTGCACCGGGCCGAGCACACCGCCGAGCACGCGGACATGTGGCGGGTGTCGGCGGACTTCTGGGACCGCTGGGACGACCTCAAGAACATGTTCGAGCTGTGCAACGCGTGGAGCCCGCGGGTCGGCTGCGCGACGCCGCGCGGCCGCGGCTGGCCCGACGCGGACATGATCCCGCTGGGCCGGCTGTCGGTGAACGGGCCGCAGCCCGAGCCGCGGACCAGCCGCTTCACCGCCGACGAGGCCCGCACGCTGATGACGCTGTGGTGCGTGTTCCGGTCGCCGCTGATGGTCGGCGGGCACCTGCCCGAGACCGACGCCGACACGCTCGGGCTCCTCACGCACGCGGGGCTGCTGCGGATCCACCGCGCGGGCGAGCGCCCGCGGCAGGCCCACCACCAGGGCGGGGCGGTGATCTGGATCTCCGACGCCCCCGGCGGCGGACGCTTCGCGGCGCTCTTTAACCTGAGCGACGAGCCGCTGCAGGTCTGCGCCTCGTGGGGCCAGCTGGAGCTGGACGGGCCGCCGGCCGCCATCACCGACGCCTGGAGCGGCGAGGACGTGGCGGTCGAGGCGGCGCTGACGCGAGAGCTCGCGCCGCACGCGTCGGCGGTGTTCGAGCTGCGGTAG
- a CDS encoding PEP-CTERM sorting domain-containing protein: MSDSAIDPSASKSLTRPEQLGWYSLAAGAALAGAVPASAAVMSRDLNLTFTNNDFSSNSLQTSGVDIDGNGTVTDVSVVLYNYGGTRFKGLIADLGVVQDDSLTSTAGGDGTPYARVLAPGETVGPASSFDGLVAGNNQTMYLDAEDDYFGLGRPYASLTDALVGFQFTIDGEAHFGYVEVSYPDQAGANILTLGTAFWESTPGAAIVVPEPGSLALLAAGAGALAGYRRRSAA, translated from the coding sequence ATGTCCGATTCCGCCATTGATCCTTCCGCGTCCAAGTCTCTCACCCGCCCGGAGCAGCTCGGCTGGTACAGCCTCGCCGCCGGGGCCGCGCTCGCGGGCGCGGTGCCCGCCTCCGCGGCGGTGATGAGCCGTGACCTGAACCTCACGTTCACCAACAACGACTTCTCCAGCAACTCGCTCCAGACCAGCGGCGTCGACATCGACGGCAACGGCACCGTCACCGACGTCTCGGTCGTCCTCTACAACTACGGCGGCACGCGCTTCAAGGGGTTGATCGCGGACCTCGGCGTCGTGCAGGACGACAGCCTGACCTCGACCGCGGGCGGCGACGGCACGCCCTACGCGCGGGTCCTCGCACCCGGCGAGACCGTGGGCCCGGCGAGCAGCTTCGACGGGCTGGTGGCCGGCAACAACCAGACGATGTACCTCGACGCGGAGGACGACTACTTCGGCCTCGGCCGCCCCTACGCCTCGCTCACCGACGCCCTCGTCGGCTTCCAGTTCACGATCGATGGCGAAGCTCACTTCGGCTACGTGGAGGTGAGCTACCCGGATCAGGCGGGCGCGAACATCCTCACGCTTGGCACGGCGTTCTGGGAGTCCACGCCCGGCGCCGCCATTGTGGTGCCCGAGCCCGGCTCGCTGGCGCTGCTCGCCGCGGGCGCCGGAGCCCTCGCCGGCTACCGCCGCCGCTCCGCGGCCTGA
- a CDS encoding alkaline phosphatase family protein — MPDAPSSNTGAAPVRAASGRRVLVIGWDGADWRFARPLMEQGKMPHLSRLVQRGASGNLATLKPVLSPMLWNSIATGKRPAKHGVHGFCEVTPDGGGVRPVQSGSRTCKALWNIASQAGLTSNVVGWYASHPAEPVRGAVVTNHFQQAVATPEEPWPVPPGSVHPAELEKTLADLRVHPMEIDHETVSAFIPELGSGLDSESPLLNPKKHRKLGELMELLAHTSTIHTSATWLMEHTDWDLMAVYYEGIDRFAHAFMGFHPPRMEHVPEETFQRYRHVMEACYRFHDMMLGATLRLVGEDTTVVLLSDHGYHFDHLRPKGPVKQTDPVAWHHPLGLLAMAGPGVRQGQTILGANLLDVAPTVLNLLGLPFGLDMDGKPLAAALDPAVSREHVLSWELIDGEDGRPDASRAAEAVTDPEAEKEALRQLAELGYIEPLGEDAEQRVARVRRANRLCLVQSLMDAGDNPAAEAQLREMLPAGDPPELTRDHAPVLELLNECLLGRHALDEVEQNLQRLGEIQGDSGASARTLTRARVAAARGDAEAAMEMLRGEDAAAAGAPAFELQMAQLMLATGRLDEAEAGFGRVLESDPDQPLALDGLAAVALRRDDPAAALEHCLAVLQRVYFLPRTHLRLGVALRKLHDLESAILATRVARHQAPGWEAARLQLVSLLHEAGRPEEARAEARAQRTDFDALVAADLAARREADAAASRDGVVTVVSGLPRSGTSLMMQLLGSGGLPSFTDGRRKPDASNPRGYHEHAGVLRLASDPGVLRGADGHAVKVVHALVEHLPPGPRYRVIWMDRHLDEVLASQAAMVQRLAEGAQQRTPRDREALRRVFAGQAERALGLLRERRDVDLRVVEHAALLADPVPVLRELIDWLELDATPEQLAEVVDPSLHRQRLETAIDAR, encoded by the coding sequence ATGCCCGATGCTCCTTCTTCCAACACGGGTGCCGCTCCGGTCCGCGCAGCCAGCGGCCGGCGGGTGCTGGTGATCGGCTGGGACGGCGCCGACTGGCGCTTTGCCAGGCCGCTGATGGAGCAGGGCAAAATGCCCCACCTCAGCCGCCTCGTGCAGCGGGGGGCCTCCGGCAACCTTGCGACGCTCAAGCCGGTGCTCTCGCCGATGCTGTGGAACTCCATCGCCACCGGCAAGCGGCCGGCCAAGCACGGCGTCCACGGCTTCTGCGAGGTCACGCCCGACGGCGGCGGCGTCCGCCCGGTGCAGAGCGGCAGCCGCACCTGCAAGGCGCTCTGGAACATCGCGTCGCAGGCGGGGCTGACCAGCAACGTGGTCGGCTGGTACGCCAGCCACCCCGCCGAGCCGGTCCGCGGGGCGGTGGTGACCAACCACTTCCAGCAGGCGGTCGCGACGCCGGAGGAGCCCTGGCCGGTGCCGCCGGGCAGCGTCCACCCCGCGGAGCTGGAGAAGACGCTTGCGGATCTGCGCGTCCACCCGATGGAGATCGACCACGAGACGGTCTCCGCCTTCATCCCCGAGCTCGGGAGCGGCCTGGACAGCGAGTCGCCGCTGCTCAACCCGAAGAAGCACCGCAAGCTCGGCGAGCTGATGGAGCTGCTGGCGCACACCAGCACCATCCACACCTCGGCAACGTGGCTGATGGAGCACACGGATTGGGACCTGATGGCGGTCTACTACGAGGGCATCGACCGCTTCGCCCACGCCTTCATGGGCTTCCACCCGCCCCGGATGGAGCACGTGCCCGAGGAGACGTTCCAGCGGTACCGCCACGTGATGGAGGCGTGCTACCGCTTCCACGACATGATGCTCGGGGCGACGCTGCGGCTCGTCGGCGAGGACACCACGGTCGTGCTGCTCAGCGACCACGGCTACCACTTCGACCACCTCCGGCCCAAAGGTCCGGTGAAGCAGACCGACCCGGTGGCGTGGCACCACCCGCTGGGGCTGCTGGCGATGGCGGGGCCCGGCGTGCGGCAGGGGCAGACGATCCTCGGAGCGAACCTCCTGGACGTGGCGCCGACGGTGCTGAACCTGCTGGGCCTGCCCTTCGGCCTGGACATGGACGGCAAGCCGCTGGCCGCGGCGCTGGACCCCGCCGTGTCGCGCGAGCACGTGCTCAGCTGGGAGCTGATCGACGGCGAGGACGGCCGGCCGGACGCGTCGCGGGCGGCGGAGGCGGTGACCGACCCCGAGGCGGAGAAGGAGGCGCTGCGGCAACTCGCCGAGCTGGGCTACATCGAGCCGCTGGGCGAGGACGCCGAGCAGCGGGTGGCGCGGGTGCGGCGGGCGAACCGGCTGTGCCTCGTGCAGTCGCTGATGGATGCGGGCGACAATCCCGCCGCGGAGGCGCAGCTGCGGGAGATGCTCCCGGCGGGCGACCCTCCGGAACTCACGAGAGACCACGCGCCCGTGCTGGAGCTGCTCAACGAGTGCCTGCTCGGCCGGCACGCCCTCGACGAGGTGGAACAGAACCTCCAGCGACTCGGGGAGATCCAGGGAGATTCGGGGGCGTCGGCCCGGACGCTCACCCGGGCGCGCGTGGCCGCGGCCCGGGGCGACGCCGAAGCGGCGATGGAGATGCTCCGCGGCGAGGACGCGGCGGCGGCGGGAGCGCCCGCCTTCGAGCTGCAGATGGCCCAGCTGATGCTCGCGACCGGCCGCCTCGACGAGGCCGAGGCGGGCTTCGGCCGGGTGCTGGAGTCCGACCCCGACCAGCCGCTGGCGCTGGACGGCCTCGCCGCCGTCGCGCTGCGGCGGGACGACCCCGCCGCGGCGCTGGAGCACTGCCTGGCCGTGCTCCAGCGGGTCTACTTCCTCCCGCGGACGCACCTGCGGCTGGGCGTGGCGCTGCGGAAGCTCCACGACCTCGAGAGCGCCATCCTCGCCACGCGGGTCGCCCGGCACCAGGCGCCCGGCTGGGAGGCGGCTCGCCTCCAGCTGGTCTCGCTGCTCCACGAGGCGGGGCGGCCGGAGGAGGCCCGGGCCGAGGCCCGGGCGCAGCGGACCGACTTCGACGCCCTGGTCGCCGCCGACCTCGCCGCCCGCCGCGAGGCGGACGCCGCGGCGTCCCGCGACGGCGTGGTCACCGTGGTGTCAGGCCTGCCCCGCTCGGGCACGAGCCTGATGATGCAGCTGCTCGGGAGCGGCGGCCTCCCGTCCTTCACCGACGGCCGGCGGAAGCCCGATGCGAGCAACCCCCGCGGGTACCACGAGCACGCCGGCGTGCTCAGGCTCGCCAGCGACCCCGGCGTGCTGCGGGGCGCCGACGGCCACGCCGTGAAGGTGGTCCACGCGCTGGTCGAGCACCTCCCGCCGGGTCCGCGCTACCGGGTGATCTGGATGGACCGGCACCTCGACGAGGTGCTGGCCTCGCAGGCGGCGATGGTCCAGCGGCTGGCCGAGGGCGCGCAGCAGCGGACGCCGCGCGACCGTGAGGCGCTGCGGCGGGTCTTCGCGGGGCAGGCGGAGCGGGCGCTGGGCCTGCTGCGGGAGCGGCGGGACGTGGACCTGCGGGTGGTGGAGCACGCGGCGCTGCTGGCCGACCCGGTCCCGGTCCTGCGAGAGCTGATCGATTGGCTGGAGCTTGACGCCACGCCCGAGCAACTCGCGGAGGTCGTCGATCCCTCGCTGCACCGCCAGCGGCTGGAGACCGCGATCGACGCACGCTGA